One Paramisgurnus dabryanus chromosome 10, PD_genome_1.1, whole genome shotgun sequence genomic region harbors:
- the tmem150c gene encoding transmembrane protein 150C, with translation MRKCSPWMFLPLMFSIFTAAGLWVVYFIAVEDEKISPLSSEYKREESKSPPYISIAGNAPPASCVFSQVMNIASFVGFILGVLRYLQLKPKVHKPWLNIGSLVAMSLACFGMTLVGNFQLSNDEELHNIGTSMTFGLGTLFCWIQSFMTLKVNLRNEGKRAGIPRFLLSGAVTSCMLLYFALMAQRLHMHAARAQWALVMFFLTYLGTFAIEFRHYHFEIVCSVDQDPPLSLSETFSEVTEYQSDQL, from the exons TTCTCTATCTTCACAGCTGCTGGCCTCTGGGTTGT GTATTTTATTGCTGTAGAGGATGAGAAAATCTCCCCCCTAAGTTCAGAGTACAA AAGGGAAGAATCAAAGTCTCCTCCTTATATCAG CATTGCTGGCAATGCCCCTCCTGCAAGCTGCGTTTTCAGTCAGGTCATGAACATAGCATCCTTTGTAG GATTTATCCTTGGAGTGCTGAGATATCTGCAGCTGAAACCTAAGGTGCATAAACCCTGGCTTAATATTGGCAGTTTGGTGGCTATGTCCCTTGCATGCTTTGGTATGACACTAGTTGGGAATTTTCAG ctgtCAAATGATGAGGAGCTGCATAATATTGGAACATCCATGACCTTTGGCCTAGGCACGCTCTTCTGTTGGATCCAGTCCTTCATGACCCTGAAGGTCAACTTGAGAAATGAAGGCAAACGAGCCGGCATCCCCCGCTTCTTATTGTCTGGAGCTGTCACTTCTTGCATGCTGCTCT ATTTTGCTTTAATGGCACAGAGGCTACACATGCATGCTGCCCGGGCACAATGGGCTCTGGTTATGTTCTTCCTGACATATCTGGGCACATTTGCCATTGAGTTCCGTCATTATCATTTTGAGATAGTGTGTAGCGTAGACCAGGACCCTCCACTTAGCCTGTCTGAAACTTTCTCTGAGGTCACAGAGTACCAATCAGACCAGCTATAG